In the genome of Neisseria animaloris, one region contains:
- a CDS encoding ABC-F family ATPase, which produces MISTNGITMQFGAKPLFENVSVKFGEGNRYGLIGANGSGKSTFMKILGGDLEPTSGEVAIENGVRLGKLRQDQFAYEDMRVLDVVMMGHTEMWSAMTERDAIYANLEATEDDYMHAAELEAKFAEYDGYTAEARAAELLSGVGIEESLHNAQMSEVAPGFKLRVLLAQALFSKPDVLLLDEPTNNLDINTIRWLEGVLNEYDSTMIIISHDRHFLNEVCTHMADVDYNSITIYPGNYDDYMLASAQSRERAMRDNAKAKEKLQELQEFVARFSANKSKARQATSRLKQADKIKAEMVEVKPSTRQNPYIRFETDEKAKLHRQAVEVEGLSKRFENQLFKNLSFILEAGERLAIIGPNGAGKSTLLKLLAGAFNPEYGEGVQPDSGSIKWAEKANVGYYPQDHENDFDVDMNLTEWMRQWGQEGDDEQVIRGTLGRLLFGSNDVVKQVQVLSGGEKGRMLYGKLILLKPNVLIMDEPTNHMDMESIESLNMALEKYKGTLIFVSHDRQFVSSLATQIIELDGKGGYEHYLGDYESYLEKKGVV; this is translated from the coding sequence ATGATTTCTACCAACGGCATAACCATGCAGTTCGGCGCGAAGCCGCTATTTGAAAACGTGTCTGTCAAATTCGGCGAAGGCAACCGCTACGGGCTGATTGGTGCCAACGGTTCGGGTAAATCCACCTTCATGAAAATTCTCGGCGGCGATTTGGAGCCGACCAGCGGCGAAGTAGCTATCGAAAACGGCGTGCGTTTGGGTAAACTGCGCCAAGACCAATTTGCCTATGAAGATATGCGCGTGCTGGACGTGGTGATGATGGGGCACACCGAAATGTGGTCGGCGATGACCGAGCGTGATGCCATTTACGCCAATTTGGAAGCCACCGAAGACGATTACATGCACGCTGCCGAATTGGAGGCCAAGTTTGCCGAATACGACGGTTACACCGCCGAAGCGCGCGCGGCCGAATTGTTGAGCGGTGTAGGTATCGAAGAATCATTGCACAATGCCCAAATGAGCGAAGTGGCTCCCGGCTTCAAACTGCGCGTATTGCTGGCACAAGCCTTATTTTCCAAGCCCGACGTATTGCTGCTCGACGAGCCGACCAACAACTTGGACATCAACACCATCCGTTGGCTCGAAGGTGTGTTGAACGAATACGATTCGACCATGATCATCATTTCGCACGACCGCCATTTTTTGAATGAAGTCTGCACGCATATGGCCGATGTTGATTACAACAGCATCACCATCTACCCCGGCAACTACGATGATTACATGCTGGCTTCTGCACAATCCCGCGAGCGCGCCATGCGCGACAACGCCAAAGCCAAAGAAAAGCTGCAAGAACTGCAAGAATTCGTGGCGCGCTTCTCGGCCAACAAATCTAAAGCCCGCCAAGCGACCAGCCGTCTGAAACAGGCCGATAAAATCAAAGCCGAAATGGTGGAGGTTAAACCGTCTACCCGTCAAAACCCTTATATCCGCTTTGAAACCGACGAAAAAGCCAAGCTGCACCGCCAAGCCGTTGAAGTGGAAGGTTTGAGCAAACGCTTTGAAAACCAATTGTTTAAAAACCTGAGCTTTATTTTGGAAGCCGGAGAGCGTTTGGCGATTATCGGCCCCAACGGTGCCGGTAAATCCACCTTGCTGAAATTGTTGGCCGGTGCATTCAATCCCGAATACGGCGAAGGTGTCCAACCTGATTCAGGCTCCATCAAATGGGCGGAAAAAGCCAACGTCGGCTACTATCCGCAAGATCACGAAAATGACTTCGATGTTGACATGAACCTCACCGAATGGATGCGCCAATGGGGTCAGGAAGGCGACGACGAACAAGTTATCCGCGGTACGCTCGGCCGCTTGCTGTTCGGCAGCAACGACGTGGTTAAACAAGTGCAGGTGCTTTCGGGCGGAGAGAAAGGCCGCATGCTTTACGGCAAGCTGATTTTGCTGAAACCGAACGTGTTGATTATGGACGAACCGACCAACCACATGGATATGGAAAGTATCGAATCCTTAAACATGGCTTTGGAAAAATACAAAGGAACGCTGATTTTCGTATCGCACGACCGTCAGTTTGTGTCTTCGTTGGCCACGCAAATCATCGAGCTGGACGGCAAAGGCGGTTACGAACACTATCTGGGCGATTACGAAAGCTATTTGGAGAAAAAAGGAGTGGTATAA
- a CDS encoding metal-sensing transcriptional repressor — protein sequence MSRQIESGAECSEVLQQLAAIRGAVNGLMRDVMESHLRESFGHANCDNPQHQTLHQSIDDAIALVKSYIK from the coding sequence TTGAGTAGACAAATCGAATCCGGAGCCGAATGTTCCGAGGTATTGCAACAGCTTGCCGCCATTCGCGGTGCGGTGAACGGCCTGATGCGCGATGTGATGGAAAGCCATCTGAGAGAATCTTTCGGTCATGCAAACTGCGATAACCCGCAACACCAAACTCTGCACCAAAGCATTGACGATGCAATCGCATTGGTGAAATCGTATATCAAATAA
- a CDS encoding S-(hydroxymethyl)glutathione dehydrogenase/class III alcohol dehydrogenase: MNYIKTRAAVAWAPNEPLKIEELDLMPPQKGEVLVRIIATGVCHTDAYTLSGQDSEGVFPCVLGHEGAGIVEAVGERVTSVKPGDHVIPLYTAECGECKFCKSGKTNLCSSVRATQGKGLMPDGTVRFFKDGRPIYHYMGCSTFSEYTVVAEVSLAKIQPEADLKEVCLLGCGVTTGMGAVMNTAKVKRGDTVAIFGLGGIGLAAIIGARMTGASRIIGIDINPSKFPMAEKLGATECINPKDFDKPIQEVIIDITDGGVDFSFECVGDVDIMRAALECCHKGWGESVIIGVAPAGAEIRTRPFQLVTGRVWRGSAFGGVKGRSELPGIIQQYMNGEFALSDFITHTMPLEDINKAFDLMHEGKSIRSVIHY; the protein is encoded by the coding sequence ATGAACTACATTAAAACCCGTGCCGCGGTTGCTTGGGCACCGAACGAACCGCTGAAAATCGAAGAATTGGATTTGATGCCGCCGCAAAAAGGCGAAGTGCTGGTACGCATTATCGCCACCGGCGTATGCCACACCGATGCCTATACTTTAAGCGGGCAAGACAGCGAAGGCGTGTTTCCCTGCGTGCTCGGCCACGAAGGAGCAGGCATTGTGGAAGCCGTGGGCGAAAGAGTTACCAGTGTCAAGCCCGGCGACCACGTAATTCCGCTTTACACGGCCGAATGCGGCGAATGCAAATTCTGCAAATCCGGCAAAACCAATCTGTGCTCTTCGGTACGCGCCACGCAAGGCAAAGGCCTGATGCCCGACGGTACCGTGCGTTTCTTTAAAGACGGCCGGCCGATTTACCACTACATGGGTTGCTCCACCTTTTCGGAATATACCGTCGTGGCCGAAGTGTCTTTAGCCAAAATCCAACCCGAAGCCGACTTAAAAGAAGTGTGCTTGCTCGGTTGCGGCGTAACCACCGGCATGGGCGCGGTGATGAACACGGCCAAAGTAAAACGCGGTGACACCGTAGCCATTTTCGGCTTGGGCGGCATCGGATTGGCTGCAATCATCGGTGCCAGAATGACGGGAGCAAGCCGGATTATCGGTATCGACATCAATCCTTCTAAATTCCCGATGGCAGAAAAACTCGGTGCCACCGAATGTATCAATCCGAAAGACTTCGACAAACCCATTCAAGAAGTGATTATCGACATAACCGACGGCGGCGTGGACTTTTCATTTGAATGCGTCGGCGATGTGGACATCATGCGCGCGGCACTGGAATGCTGCCACAAAGGTTGGGGCGAAAGCGTGATTATCGGTGTGGCACCCGCCGGCGCGGAAATCCGCACCCGCCCGTTCCAACTGGTTACCGGCCGCGTATGGCGCGGTTCCGCGTTCGGCGGTGTCAAAGGCCGCAGCGAACTGCCGGGCATCATCCAGCAATACATGAACGGCGAATTCGCCCTTTCCGACTTCATTACCCACACCATGCCGTTGGAGGACATCAACAAAGCATTCGATCTGATGCATGAAGGAAAATCCATCCGCAGCGTGATACATTACTAA
- a CDS encoding (2Fe-2S)-binding protein, with amino-acid sequence MFVCICNAITDRQIQETVAAGASSLSDLQAQLGVATCCGCCSDLAASYLNGSNPTQSTVTAGINVQS; translated from the coding sequence ATGTTTGTATGTATCTGCAATGCTATTACAGACCGTCAAATTCAGGAAACCGTAGCAGCCGGTGCGAGCAGCTTGAGCGATTTGCAGGCTCAATTGGGCGTGGCCACTTGCTGCGGATGTTGCAGCGATCTGGCTGCCTCTTACTTAAATGGCAGCAATCCAACACAAAGCACTGTTACCGCAGGCATCAACGTACAAAGTTGA
- a CDS encoding DUF1841 family protein yields the protein MYDVNTHDVRRFFAQVWQRRMLPLQMDALQQKALRIIEAHPEYHHYLENIEDYLDKNWTPEAGETNPFLHMSLHLSIQEQAAIDQPPGIRAIHEKLCAKHAGDWVKAEHDMADALAETIWEAQRFGRGLDVNAYITRLRKLIGLGQEDNARINPHEVGLSDKISG from the coding sequence ATGTATGATGTGAACACCCACGATGTGCGCCGTTTTTTTGCGCAAGTCTGGCAGCGGCGTATGCTGCCTTTGCAAATGGATGCTTTACAGCAAAAAGCATTGCGGATTATCGAAGCGCATCCCGAATATCATCATTACTTGGAAAACATCGAAGACTATCTGGATAAAAACTGGACACCGGAAGCAGGCGAAACCAATCCTTTTCTGCATATGTCGCTGCACCTTTCAATACAGGAGCAGGCGGCGATAGACCAACCGCCGGGCATCCGCGCCATTCATGAAAAACTGTGTGCGAAACATGCGGGCGACTGGGTGAAAGCTGAACACGATATGGCCGATGCGCTGGCGGAAACGATTTGGGAAGCACAACGTTTCGGACGCGGGTTGGATGTCAATGCCTACATCACGCGCCTACGCAAATTGATTGGTTTGGGGCAGGAAGACAATGCCCGCATCAATCCGCACGAAGTGGGTTTGTCGGACAAAATCAGCGGGTGA
- a CDS encoding HLGFF motif protein, whose protein sequence is MHYFSIHTQAGEHLGFLIMLPDNESENPPQSGRFAVKLQSEQPPQNTAAVHALEPYQNAAQPLYWAVEKDCVALFDDESAIGRIRNEYFSIGGQTLVLNDLTGMV, encoded by the coding sequence ATGCACTACTTCAGTATCCACACCCAAGCAGGCGAACATCTGGGCTTTTTGATTATGTTGCCCGACAACGAATCGGAAAATCCGCCGCAAAGCGGCCGTTTTGCGGTAAAACTGCAAAGCGAGCAACCTCCGCAAAACACCGCCGCCGTACATGCGCTGGAACCTTATCAAAATGCCGCGCAGCCTCTTTATTGGGCGGTCGAGAAAGATTGCGTCGCTTTGTTCGACGACGAATCCGCTATCGGCCGAATCCGCAACGAATATTTCAGCATCGGCGGCCAAACGTTGGTGCTTAACGATTTAACGGGAATGGTGTAA
- the ccoS gene encoding cbb3-type cytochrome oxidase assembly protein CcoS: MESVFILIPISIILAFLIAYFFWWSGKTGQFDDLEGPAHRILMDDDSTDRLNPDFDQEKDNQNEPER, from the coding sequence ATGGAAAGCGTATTCATCCTGATTCCTATCAGCATTATTTTGGCTTTTCTGATTGCTTATTTTTTCTGGTGGTCTGGTAAAACCGGACAATTCGACGACCTTGAAGGCCCTGCCCACCGCATCCTGATGGATGACGACTCTACCGACAGGCTGAATCCCGACTTTGATCAAGAAAAAGACAATCAAAATGAGCCTGAAAGATAA
- a CDS encoding MFS transporter: MSLKDNLNFSTGRRFAPLFGTQFLGAFNDNLFKTALFVMISFYGLGKNDILPASQMLNLGALLFILPYFLFSAISGQLSTKFDKALLARVIKLLEILVMSVAAFGFYIQSAPLLLFCLFCMGTQSTLFGPLKYAILPDYLNDKELIMGNSLIESGTFIAILLGQILGTAVAGVPPHIVGTLVMLVAVGGTLASLFMPSVPAKDTGTRIEPNIIRGTFALLRHTFAQRKLYAAIIGISWFWFVGSVYTTQLPTFTQIHLGGNDNVFNMMLALFSIGIAAGSVLCAKISHHRLHLGLVTVGAIGLTAGGLLLVWLTHGRRFTELQGIMWFLSQANAYPVMLTMIAIGFFGGFFSVPLYTWLQTASTDTFRAHAIAANNIVNGMFMVTAALISAALLWLFDSITLLYLAVALGNLPLIAYLLKLEPQFWKDLKSYLGLA, translated from the coding sequence ATGAGCCTGAAAGATAATCTGAACTTCTCCACCGGCCGCCGTTTCGCACCGCTTTTCGGCACGCAGTTTCTCGGCGCATTCAACGACAATCTGTTCAAAACCGCGCTTTTTGTGATGATCAGCTTCTACGGCTTGGGCAAAAACGATATTTTACCCGCCAGCCAAATGCTAAATCTCGGCGCATTGCTGTTTATTCTGCCTTATTTTCTGTTTTCCGCCATTTCCGGGCAGCTCAGTACCAAATTCGACAAAGCCCTTCTGGCGCGGGTAATCAAGCTGCTGGAAATCTTGGTGATGTCGGTGGCGGCTTTCGGTTTCTACATCCAATCCGCCCCGCTGCTTTTGTTTTGCCTGTTTTGCATGGGCACACAGTCGACACTGTTCGGCCCGTTGAAATATGCCATCCTGCCCGACTACCTCAACGATAAAGAACTGATTATGGGCAACAGTCTGATTGAATCGGGCACATTTATCGCCATTCTGCTCGGCCAGATTCTCGGCACCGCCGTGGCAGGTGTGCCGCCGCATATTGTCGGCACTCTGGTGATGCTGGTGGCGGTCGGCGGCACGTTGGCGAGCCTGTTTATGCCTTCCGTACCGGCTAAAGACACCGGAACCCGTATCGAGCCGAACATTATCCGCGGCACATTCGCGCTGCTGCGACACACCTTCGCCCAACGCAAACTGTATGCGGCGATTATCGGCATTTCGTGGTTTTGGTTTGTCGGTTCGGTTTATACCACCCAACTGCCGACCTTCACGCAAATCCATCTCGGCGGCAACGACAATGTGTTCAACATGATGCTGGCCCTGTTTTCGATAGGCATTGCCGCAGGTTCGGTGTTGTGTGCCAAAATCAGCCACCACCGTTTGCATCTGGGCTTGGTAACGGTCGGTGCCATCGGATTAACGGCCGGCGGCCTGCTGCTGGTTTGGCTGACCCACGGCCGGCGCTTTACCGAACTGCAGGGAATCATGTGGTTTCTATCGCAAGCCAATGCCTATCCGGTCATGCTCACCATGATTGCCATCGGCTTTTTCGGCGGCTTCTTTTCCGTGCCGCTTTACACTTGGCTGCAAACCGCCAGCACCGACACCTTCCGCGCCCACGCCATTGCTGCCAACAACATCGTCAACGGTATGTTTATGGTAACCGCCGCGCTGATAAGTGCCGCGCTGCTGTGGCTGTTTGACAGCATTACGCTGCTTTATCTCGCCGTGGCTTTGGGCAACCTGCCGTTGATTGCTTATCTGCTGAAGCTGGAACCGCAATTCTGGAAAGACTTAAAAAGTTATTTAGGTTTGGCATAA
- the rbfA gene encoding 30S ribosome-binding factor RbfA: MRKPQRGYARQDRVKEQIMRELAELVRTGLKDPRAGFITINEVDVTRDYSHATVYYTVLDDSTREITKEALEHSKGYLRSELAKRIKLFRIPELHFKYDESLERGMSISHLIEQVAAEKPVED, from the coding sequence ATGAGAAAACCACAACGCGGCTATGCCCGCCAAGACCGTGTAAAAGAGCAGATTATGCGCGAACTGGCGGAGCTGGTACGCACCGGCCTGAAAGACCCGCGCGCAGGCTTCATCACCATCAACGAAGTAGACGTTACCCGCGATTACAGCCACGCCACCGTGTATTACACCGTGCTCGACGACAGCACCCGTGAAATCACCAAAGAAGCATTGGAGCATTCCAAAGGCTATCTGCGCAGCGAACTGGCCAAACGCATCAAGCTTTTCCGAATCCCCGAGCTTCACTTCAAATACGACGAATCGCTGGAGCGCGGCATGAGCATTTCACATCTGATCGAACAAGTTGCAGCAGAAAAACCGGTAGAAGACTAA
- the truB gene encoding tRNA pseudouridine(55) synthase TruB, translating into MNKPQKRPVNGVLLLDKPTGLSSNTALQKARRLYRAEKAGHTGVLDPLATGLLPVCFGEATKFAQYLLDADKAYTATLKLGEATSTGDIEGEIIATARADISLTEFQTACQALTGAIHQVPPMFSALKHEGKPLYEYARKGIVIERKPRDIIIYSIDIENFTAPQAVINVRCSKGTYIRTLSEDIAKHIGTFAHLTALRRTETAGFTIGETHTLQQLETSSEPERDALLLPCDVLISHLPRITLPESRVKMLKFGQRPDYQEEVPESTPVRVYAEDGNFIGLAEYLPEQGRLKALRLMNTAENR; encoded by the coding sequence ATGAACAAACCGCAAAAACGCCCCGTAAACGGCGTGCTTCTGCTGGACAAACCCACCGGCTTGTCCAGCAACACCGCCTTGCAGAAAGCCCGCCGCCTTTACCGTGCCGAAAAAGCCGGACACACGGGCGTACTCGATCCGCTGGCTACAGGCCTGTTGCCGGTCTGCTTCGGCGAAGCCACCAAGTTTGCCCAGTACCTGCTTGATGCCGACAAAGCCTACACCGCCACCTTAAAGCTGGGTGAGGCTACCAGCACCGGCGATATCGAAGGCGAAATCATTGCTACCGCCCGCGCCGATATTTCCCTTACAGAATTTCAGACGGCCTGCCAAGCACTTACCGGAGCCATCCACCAAGTGCCGCCGATGTTTTCCGCGCTCAAGCACGAAGGCAAACCGCTTTACGAATATGCCCGCAAAGGCATCGTTATCGAGCGCAAACCGCGCGACATCATCATCTATTCCATTGATATTGAAAATTTTACCGCTCCGCAAGCTGTTATTAACGTGCGTTGCAGCAAAGGCACTTACATCCGTACCCTGAGCGAAGATATTGCGAAACACATCGGCACTTTCGCCCACTTGACCGCCTTGCGCCGTACCGAAACCGCCGGTTTTACCATCGGCGAAACCCATACTCTCCAACAATTGGAAACTTCAAGCGAACCCGAACGTGATGCTCTGCTATTGCCATGCGACGTTTTGATTTCCCACCTGCCCCGCATCACCCTACCCGAAAGCAGGGTGAAAATGCTGAAATTCGGCCAACGGCCCGACTATCAGGAGGAAGTGCCGGAAAGTACACCAGTTCGGGTTTATGCAGAAGACGGCAATTTTATCGGTCTGGCGGAATATCTGCCCGAGCAAGGCCGTCTGAAAGCTTTGCGGCTCATGAATACGGCTGAAAACAGATAA
- the earP gene encoding elongation factor P maturation arginine rhamnosyltransferase EarP, translated as MPSEKKFPQICWLFCNVIDNFGDIGVSWRLAQMLTLELGWQVHLWMDDTAALRALCPDLPATPCTHQHITVRTWQAERADGLDNAPPPHIVIETFACDLPPDVSAVIRRHRPLWLNWEYLSAEDSNEKLHALPSPQADGLQKYFWFMGFGERSGGLLREQDYETRCLFNGHTFRETLQLPAKTAPEWLLFGYHSPVWAEWLAMWQQAGQPITLLLAGGQIIDSLKTAGAIPQNALTESGSIFQTASVQLVKIPFIPQSDFDRLLHLSDGLIIRGEDSFVRAQFAAKPFFWHIYPQEESVHIDKLHAFWHKAYAHYPDNIQTAHQTLSDELNGARSLTPAQRLEAWQALQRHANEWRQSVADWKNTLFEQPSAIEKLAKFIERR; from the coding sequence ATGCCGTCTGAAAAAAAATTCCCTCAAATTTGCTGGTTGTTTTGTAATGTTATCGATAACTTCGGCGATATCGGCGTGTCGTGGCGGCTGGCACAAATGCTCACCCTCGAACTGGGCTGGCAGGTGCATTTATGGATGGACGATACCGCCGCCCTGCGCGCCCTTTGCCCCGATTTGCCCGCTACGCCCTGCACCCATCAACACATCACCGTGCGAACATGGCAGGCAGAGCGTGCCGACGGCTTGGATAACGCCCCGCCGCCGCACATCGTTATCGAAACTTTCGCCTGCGATTTACCGCCCGATGTTTCGGCAGTTATCCGCCGACACCGTCCCTTATGGCTCAACTGGGAATACCTCAGCGCCGAAGACAGCAACGAAAAACTCCACGCCCTACCCTCGCCCCAAGCCGACGGCCTGCAAAAATATTTTTGGTTTATGGGCTTCGGCGAACGGAGCGGCGGCCTGTTACGCGAACAAGACTACGAAACACGCTGCCTTTTTAACGGACATACGTTCCGCGAAACCCTGCAACTCCCCGCGAAAACCGCCCCCGAATGGCTGCTGTTCGGCTATCACAGCCCCGTTTGGGCCGAATGGCTGGCCATGTGGCAGCAAGCCGGGCAGCCGATTACCCTGCTGTTGGCGGGCGGTCAGATTATCGACAGCTTGAAAACCGCCGGAGCCATACCGCAAAATGCCTTAACCGAAAGCGGCAGCATTTTTCAGACGGCCTCGGTTCAGCTGGTTAAGATTCCGTTTATTCCGCAAAGCGATTTCGACCGCCTGCTGCACCTTTCAGACGGCCTTATCATCCGCGGCGAAGACAGCTTCGTGCGCGCCCAATTCGCCGCCAAACCCTTTTTCTGGCACATCTACCCGCAGGAAGAATCCGTGCATATCGACAAACTGCACGCCTTTTGGCACAAAGCCTATGCGCACTACCCCGATAATATTCAGACGGCACATCAAACCCTGTCGGACGAACTCAACGGCGCACGCTCCCTAACACCCGCGCAACGCCTCGAAGCATGGCAAGCCTTGCAGCGGCATGCCAACGAATGGCGGCAAAGTGTCGCGGATTGGAAAAACACACTTTTCGAACAGCCGTCTGCCATCGAAAAACTAGCCAAATTTATCGAACGCCGCTAA
- the efp gene encoding elongation factor P — MKTAQELRAGNVFMVGNDPMVVQKTEYIKGGRSSAKVSMKLKNLLTGAATETIYKADDKFDVVILARKNCTYSYFADPMYVFMDEEFNQYEIEAENIGDALKFIVDGMEDVCEVTFYEGNPISVELPTIIVREVEYTEPAVKGDTSGKVMKTARLVGGTEIQVMAYIENGDKVEIDTRTGEFRKRA, encoded by the coding sequence ATGAAAACCGCACAAGAACTGCGCGCAGGTAACGTATTTATGGTCGGCAACGACCCGATGGTGGTACAAAAAACCGAATACATCAAAGGCGGCCGCAGCTCTGCCAAAGTCAGCATGAAACTGAAAAACCTGCTGACCGGCGCAGCCACCGAAACCATCTACAAAGCCGACGACAAATTCGACGTCGTGATTCTGGCCCGCAAAAACTGTACTTACAGCTACTTTGCCGACCCCATGTACGTATTCATGGACGAAGAGTTCAACCAATACGAAATCGAAGCCGAAAACATCGGCGACGCACTGAAATTCATCGTAGACGGCATGGAAGACGTATGCGAAGTAACTTTCTACGAAGGCAACCCGATCTCCGTAGAACTGCCTACTATCATCGTGCGCGAAGTGGAATACACCGAGCCTGCCGTTAAAGGCGACACTTCAGGCAAAGTGATGAAAACCGCACGTTTGGTCGGCGGTACCGAAATCCAAGTAATGGCCTACATCGAAAACGGCGACAAAGTCGAAATCGACACCCGCACCGGCGAATTCCGCAAACGTGCTTAA
- the mpl gene encoding UDP-N-acetylmuramate:L-alanyl-gamma-D-glutamyl-meso-diaminopimelate ligase, protein MKHIHIIGIGGTFMGGVAAIAKEAGFKVTGCDTKIYPPMSTQLEALGIGVHEGFDAAQLDIFNADVYVIGNVAKRGMEVVEAVLNRGLPYISGPQWLAENVLHSRWVLAVAGTHGKTTTASMLAWVLEYAGLAPGFLIGGVPQNFSVSARLPQAPRQDPQGQSPFFVIEADEYDTAFFDKRSKFVHYRPRTCILNNLEFDHADIFADLAAIQTQFHHLVRTVPSEGLIACNGTEQSLRDTLDKGCWTPVAFFGSENGWQVANVGEDGSFDVLLEGKRVGHVAWDIIGGHNRMNALAVIAAARHAGVDIQTVCEALAEFKNVKRRMEIKGTVKGVTVYDDFAHHPTAITTTVAGLRQKVGKSRILAVLEPRSNTMKLGTMKAALPESLAEADLVFCYAGGVDWDVAGALAPLGGKLYTGKDFDAFVAEIVKHAREGDHILVMSNGGFGGIHDKLLTALQV, encoded by the coding sequence ATGAAACACATACACATTATCGGTATCGGTGGCACATTTATGGGCGGCGTTGCCGCTATTGCCAAAGAGGCGGGTTTTAAAGTAACCGGTTGCGATACGAAGATATACCCGCCGATGAGCACACAGCTTGAAGCCCTCGGTATCGGTGTTCACGAAGGATTCGATGCCGCACAGCTCGATATTTTCAACGCAGATGTGTATGTGATCGGTAATGTGGCCAAACGCGGCATGGAAGTGGTGGAGGCCGTCTTAAATCGCGGCTTACCTTATATTTCAGGCCCCCAATGGTTGGCTGAAAACGTGCTGCACAGCCGTTGGGTGCTGGCCGTAGCCGGCACGCACGGTAAAACCACCACTGCATCCATGTTGGCATGGGTACTCGAATATGCAGGATTGGCTCCGGGCTTTTTGATAGGTGGCGTGCCGCAAAATTTCAGCGTATCGGCCCGTCTGCCGCAGGCTCCGCGCCAAGACCCACAGGGACAGTCGCCGTTTTTCGTGATTGAGGCCGACGAATACGATACGGCGTTTTTCGACAAACGCTCTAAATTCGTTCACTACCGCCCACGCACCTGCATTCTGAACAATCTAGAATTCGACCATGCCGATATTTTTGCGGATTTGGCTGCGATTCAAACCCAATTCCATCATCTCGTCCGTACTGTGCCGTCTGAAGGGCTGATTGCCTGCAACGGCACCGAACAAAGTTTGCGCGACACCTTAGATAAAGGCTGCTGGACCCCCGTAGCATTTTTCGGCAGTGAAAACGGTTGGCAGGTAGCGAATGTGGGCGAAGACGGTTCATTTGATGTGTTGCTGGAAGGCAAGCGGGTAGGGCATGTGGCTTGGGACATTATCGGCGGACACAACCGTATGAATGCACTGGCCGTTATTGCGGCTGCCCGCCATGCCGGTGTGGATATTCAGACGGTCTGTGAAGCGTTGGCAGAATTTAAAAACGTAAAACGCCGTATGGAAATCAAAGGCACGGTGAAAGGCGTTACGGTTTATGACGATTTTGCCCACCATCCCACCGCAATCACCACTACTGTGGCGGGTTTACGGCAGAAGGTAGGCAAATCCCGTATTCTCGCCGTGTTGGAGCCACGCTCGAACACCATGAAACTCGGCACGATGAAAGCCGCATTGCCGGAAAGTTTGGCGGAAGCCGATTTGGTATTTTGCTATGCGGGCGGTGTGGATTGGGATGTTGCCGGCGCTCTTGCGCCGCTTGGCGGCAAATTGTACACAGGCAAGGATTTTGATGCATTTGTGGCGGAAATTGTGAAGCACGCTCGAGAAGGAGATCATATTTTGGTAATGAGCAACGGAGGTTTCGGCGGTATTCACGATAAACTGCTTACTGCTTTGCAGGTCTGA